The Desulfosalsimonas propionicica genome has a segment encoding these proteins:
- a CDS encoding branched-chain amino acid ABC transporter substrate-binding protein: MKKLLFLVLAGIVAATTAPALAQDTIKIGLMCPLTGSWAAEGKDMKQIVELLADQVNNEGGLLGKQVKVVIGDDGGDPRTAALAAQRMATRDVAAVVGTYGSSITEASQNIYASANIIQVANGSTAVRLTEKGLPYFFRTCPRDDEQGRVAVKTLLDSGYENIAILHDNTTYAKGLADEAKKLLDKEEDVNIVFFDALTPGEQDYGTILSKMKTKDPDVVFFTGYYPEAGLMLRQKMEKGWDVPFIGGDATNNPDLVKIAGNKAAEGFRFLSPPVPGDLPTKEAREFLDAYEARYQSTPGSIWAVLAGDGFRVIVEAIRQTESTDTQKMADYLHDEMEGFPGLTGDIAFNEKGDRIGDVYRVYRVDADGNFVLME, encoded by the coding sequence ATGAAAAAATTGCTGTTTTTGGTGCTGGCCGGTATTGTGGCCGCAACCACCGCCCCGGCGCTTGCCCAGGACACCATCAAAATCGGACTCATGTGCCCCCTGACCGGGTCCTGGGCCGCAGAGGGCAAGGACATGAAGCAAATCGTGGAACTGCTGGCCGACCAGGTCAATAACGAAGGCGGCCTGCTGGGAAAACAGGTAAAGGTGGTCATTGGTGATGACGGCGGCGATCCGCGCACTGCCGCCCTGGCCGCCCAGCGCATGGCCACCCGGGATGTGGCCGCTGTGGTCGGCACCTATGGATCATCGATTACCGAAGCTTCCCAGAACATTTACGCCTCGGCCAACATCATCCAGGTGGCAAACGGATCCACTGCCGTACGCCTGACGGAAAAGGGCCTGCCCTATTTTTTCCGCACCTGCCCGCGCGATGACGAACAGGGACGGGTGGCGGTCAAAACCCTTCTGGATTCGGGTTATGAAAACATCGCGATTCTCCACGACAACACCACATACGCCAAGGGCCTGGCAGACGAAGCCAAAAAACTGCTGGATAAAGAAGAAGATGTCAACATCGTATTCTTTGACGCCCTGACACCGGGCGAACAGGATTACGGTACCATTTTGAGCAAAATGAAAACCAAGGATCCGGACGTGGTCTTTTTTACCGGTTATTACCCGGAAGCCGGGCTCATGCTTCGCCAGAAAATGGAAAAAGGCTGGGATGTGCCCTTTATCGGCGGCGATGCCACCAACAACCCGGATCTTGTCAAAATTGCCGGCAATAAAGCGGCAGAGGGCTTCCGTTTTCTGTCCCCGCCCGTGCCCGGCGATCTGCCCACCAAGGAGGCCCGGGAATTTCTGGATGCCTATGAAGCCAGGTACCAAAGCACACCGGGTTCCATCTGGGCGGTGCTGGCCGGCGACGGATTCCGGGTAATCGTTGAGGCCATCAGGCAAACTGAAAGCACTGACACCCAAAAAATGGCTGATTACCTGCACGATGAAATGGAAGGCTTTCCCGGACTGACCGGCGATATCGCCTTTAACGAAAAAGGCGACCGCATCGGCGATGTCTACCGGGTTTACCGGGTGGATGCGGACGGCAACTTCGTGCTCATGGAGTAA
- a CDS encoding branched-chain amino acid ABC transporter permease — protein MEQFFTQLTNGLAVGGIYALIALGYTMVYGVLKLINFAHGDLFTIGAYLGLTLLTSLSLTDHIGGAAGVILLAVMAMGLVGIIGILLDRAAYKPLRTSPRLSAVVSALGASIVLSNTVMLVYGPSTRVYPQGLLPSQVFYIFGLPIPVMRFVILGASIALMIGLYVFIQRTKIGTAIRAAAIDQDAARLMGINVDRVIMLVFFIGPALGGAAGVMVGLYYGQITFTMGWVYGLKAFTAAILGGIGNIPGAMVGGLLLGVIEALGATYISMAWKDAIAFFVLILILIVRPTGLLGERVAEKI, from the coding sequence TTGGAGCAATTTTTCACACAGCTGACAAACGGGTTGGCCGTGGGCGGAATCTACGCCCTGATTGCCCTGGGCTACACCATGGTCTACGGGGTGTTAAAGCTCATTAATTTCGCCCACGGCGACCTGTTTACCATCGGCGCCTATCTTGGCCTGACCCTGCTCACATCCCTGTCACTGACCGACCACATTGGCGGTGCCGCCGGGGTTATTTTGCTGGCAGTAATGGCCATGGGGCTTGTGGGCATCATCGGCATTCTGCTGGACCGGGCCGCATACAAGCCCCTTCGCACATCCCCGCGGCTCTCGGCGGTGGTGTCAGCCCTGGGCGCCTCCATTGTGCTTTCCAACACGGTGATGCTGGTCTACGGACCGTCTACCCGGGTTTATCCCCAGGGACTGCTGCCCAGCCAGGTTTTTTACATCTTCGGCCTGCCCATACCGGTGATGCGCTTTGTGATTCTGGGCGCATCCATTGCCCTGATGATCGGGCTTTACGTGTTTATCCAGCGCACCAAAATCGGCACAGCCATACGGGCTGCAGCCATTGACCAGGATGCGGCCCGGCTCATGGGCATTAACGTGGACCGGGTGATCATGCTGGTGTTTTTCATCGGCCCGGCCCTGGGCGGGGCCGCCGGCGTAATGGTGGGGCTTTACTACGGCCAGATCACATTTACCATGGGCTGGGTCTACGGCTTAAAAGCCTTTACCGCAGCCATCCTCGGCGGCATCGGAAACATTCCCGGCGCCATGGTGGGCGGCCTGCTGCTGGGTGTGATCGAGGCACTTGGGGCCACCTATATCTCCATGGCATGGAAGGACGCCATTGCCTTTTTCGTACTGATACTGATTTTAATCGTCCGGCCCACGGGCCTGCTGGGTGAACGGGTGGCGGAAAAAATATGA
- a CDS encoding ABC transporter ATP-binding protein, translating to MSLLQVDNLTKRFGGLLAVDSVSFAVPRGAVFGLIGPNGAGKTTVFNLITGNYESNSGSVSFDSRDITGRPTHWIVAAGIARTFQTIRLFANMSVVENVLAGCHCRMRSGPVASMLRLPRQHKEERQALAKSMAELEFVGLFDQAENLARNLSYGNQRLLEIGRALASDPQLIILDEPAGGMNELETAALVSLIARIQARGITVLLIEHDMSLVMKACEHLVVLEYGKKIAEGPPAEIKKNPLVIEAYLGSDDEDF from the coding sequence GTGAGCCTGCTTCAGGTGGACAATCTCACCAAGCGATTCGGCGGGCTGCTGGCGGTTGACAGTGTCAGCTTCGCAGTTCCCCGGGGAGCGGTGTTCGGTCTGATCGGACCCAACGGGGCCGGCAAGACCACGGTGTTTAACCTGATTACCGGCAACTATGAGTCCAACAGCGGCTCGGTTTCCTTTGACAGCCGGGATATTACGGGCCGGCCCACTCACTGGATCGTGGCAGCGGGCATTGCCCGGACCTTTCAAACCATCCGGCTGTTTGCCAACATGTCAGTGGTTGAAAACGTGCTGGCCGGATGCCACTGCCGGATGCGCTCCGGGCCGGTGGCTTCCATGCTTCGGCTGCCGCGCCAGCACAAGGAAGAACGCCAGGCCCTGGCCAAGTCCATGGCAGAACTGGAGTTCGTTGGGCTTTTTGACCAGGCCGAAAATCTGGCGCGCAATCTTTCCTACGGCAATCAGCGGCTTCTGGAAATCGGCCGGGCACTTGCCTCGGATCCGCAACTGATCATTTTGGATGAACCGGCCGGCGGCATGAACGAGCTGGAAACCGCCGCTTTGGTTTCCCTGATTGCCAGGATCCAGGCCCGGGGCATCACCGTGCTTTTAATCGAACACGACATGAGCTTGGTCATGAAGGCATGCGAACACCTGGTGGTGCTGGAATACGGCAAAAAAATCGCCGAGGGCCCGCCCGCGGAAATCAAGAAAAA
- a CDS encoding branched-chain amino acid ABC transporter permease, with protein MKPAAGRIKKPAYGAIILLWLIAPLFIGKYWTDVLNNVAIYALLGLSLNIILGYGGMFHMGHAAFYAIGAYTTAIINTAWGVPVLWLMPLAGLAAGLFALVVARPIIHLRGDYLLIVTIGMVEIVRIALINNVFDITGGANGIFGISSPTVFGFRINGIVAPAHYFYLVTAFLAITIVLFYLLENSRFGRALKFLCSDEVAAEGSGINTAGYKLAAFVIGAVWAGMTGTLYASKMGFISPESFSFWESVVMFMIVILGGSGNIAGVLLGAALIIGLPEIFQGLQQYRLLIFGLALMIMMIFRPQGILPPKPRSYPIDKLEKNEVSL; from the coding sequence ATGAAACCTGCGGCCGGACGAATCAAAAAACCCGCATATGGGGCCATCATTCTGCTGTGGCTAATCGCGCCGCTGTTTATCGGCAAATACTGGACCGACGTGTTAAACAACGTGGCCATCTATGCCCTGCTGGGCCTGTCGTTAAACATTATCCTGGGCTACGGGGGCATGTTTCACATGGGGCATGCCGCCTTTTACGCCATTGGCGCATACACGACCGCCATTATCAACACCGCATGGGGGGTGCCGGTTTTGTGGCTCATGCCCCTTGCCGGGCTGGCTGCAGGGCTTTTCGCCCTGGTGGTGGCCCGTCCCATTATTCACCTGCGGGGCGATTATCTGCTGATTGTCACCATCGGCATGGTGGAAATCGTGCGCATTGCCCTGATCAACAACGTATTTGACATCACCGGCGGGGCCAACGGGATTTTCGGGATCTCCAGTCCCACCGTTTTCGGATTCCGAATCAACGGGATTGTGGCTCCGGCCCATTATTTTTACCTGGTCACCGCTTTTCTGGCCATTACCATCGTGTTGTTCTATCTGCTGGAAAATTCACGCTTCGGCCGGGCGCTGAAATTTTTGTGCTCTGATGAAGTGGCCGCCGAAGGCTCGGGCATCAACACCGCCGGGTACAAACTGGCCGCTTTTGTCATCGGCGCGGTCTGGGCCGGCATGACCGGCACCCTGTATGCCTCCAAGATGGGATTTATCTCTCCGGAGTCCTTTTCCTTCTGGGAATCAGTGGTGATGTTTATGATCGTGATCCTTGGCGGGTCCGGCAATATTGCCGGCGTACTGCTGGGCGCGGCACTGATCATCGGATTGCCGGAAATTTTCCAGGGGCTTCAGCAATACCGCCTGCTGATTTTCGGCCTGGCGTTGATGATCATGATGATTTTCCGGCCCCAGGGCATTCTCCCGCCCAAACCCCGAAGCTATCCCATTGACAAGCTGGAAAAAAATGAGGTGTCTTTGTGA
- a CDS encoding DMT family transporter encodes MPLTRQQKAYVYAGATVLLWSTVASAFKLSLGHFHPLQLLLWADVFSILCLGAVLGVSGRFRLLAAYSKKDLWRAAGLGALNPFLYYVILFAAYDLLPAQEAQPLNYTWAITLSLLAIPLLKQPVGVRELAAIFISYLGVIIISTRGDPLAMQFSSGPGVALALGSTVVWALYWIYSTRDHHDPVAGLFLNFVFALPLILVTCTLFSDPRPASVPGLIGAAYVGVFEMGITFVLWLNALKLTQSTSRISTLIFFSPFLSLVFIHLLVGEMIRISTIAGLVLIVAGSLLQRTSAPKSAH; translated from the coding sequence TTGCCTCTCACCCGCCAGCAAAAAGCTTATGTCTATGCCGGGGCCACGGTTTTGCTGTGGTCCACGGTGGCCTCTGCGTTCAAGCTGTCTTTGGGCCATTTCCATCCCCTGCAGCTGCTGTTGTGGGCCGATGTGTTCTCCATTTTATGTTTGGGGGCCGTGCTGGGGGTTTCCGGCAGATTCCGACTGCTGGCGGCCTACTCAAAAAAAGACCTTTGGCGGGCCGCCGGCCTCGGGGCGTTAAACCCGTTTTTGTACTACGTGATCCTGTTTGCCGCCTATGACCTGCTGCCGGCCCAGGAGGCCCAGCCCTTAAACTACACATGGGCCATTACCCTTTCGCTTCTGGCCATCCCCCTGCTCAAACAACCCGTCGGCGTCCGGGAACTGGCGGCCATTTTCATCAGCTACCTGGGCGTAATTATCATCTCCACCCGGGGCGACCCCCTGGCAATGCAGTTTTCAAGTGGTCCGGGCGTGGCCCTGGCCCTGGGCAGCACCGTGGTCTGGGCCCTGTACTGGATTTACAGCACCCGGGACCACCATGATCCGGTGGCCGGGCTGTTTTTGAATTTCGTTTTTGCCCTGCCCCTTATCCTGGTGACCTGCACCCTTTTTTCCGATCCCCGGCCGGCTTCGGTTCCCGGACTGATCGGGGCGGCATATGTGGGCGTATTTGAGATGGGCATTACCTTTGTGCTGTGGTTAAACGCTTTGAAATTAACCCAAAGCACCTCCCGGATCAGCACCCTGATCTTTTTTTCGCCGTTTCTTTCCCTGGTCTTTATCCACCTGCTGGTGGGTGAAATGATCCGGATATCCACGATTGCCGGATTGGTGCTGATTGTGGCCGGCAGCCTGCTGCAGCGGACATCTGCGCCGAAAAGCGCTCATTGA